The proteins below are encoded in one region of Phaseolus vulgaris cultivar G19833 chromosome 1, P. vulgaris v2.0, whole genome shotgun sequence:
- the LOC137815826 gene encoding uncharacterized protein: MADECLPQIIAEGLQGSLEKLELDCRIHQEVASTARAKAEKMKCDMMMQGLKFSRVKNALKDELQSVRKDNKELRKKLHNKLQNAVELENRIVPLREKIATLEEAKKTDAQKMANLEKRSIERETLLGRVEQDRDKATKELNETATELARIREENSGFKKKVDELELEVTRVREENNGFKTKIDDLQLEAAQVLTSDFGAALEQFACKFPDLDLLEFSVYNEVVDGKITPPT; encoded by the coding sequence ATGGCCGACGAGTGCCTCCCTCAAATCATCGCTGAAGGGCTGCAGGGCTCGTTGGAGAAACTTGAGCTTGATTGTCGCATCCATCAGGAGGTGGCGAGCACCGCGAGAGCTAAGGCCGAGAAGATGAAGTGCGACATGATGATGCAAGGCCTCAAGTTCTCGCGGGTCAAAAACGCTCTCAAAGACGAGCTTCAAAGCGTGCGCAAGGACAATAAAGAACTGCGCAAGAAACTTCACAACAAACTTCAGAACGCCGTCGAGCTGGAGAACAGAATCGTCCCTCTGAGGGAGAAAATTGCCACGTTGGAGGAGGCAAAGAAAACCGACGCCCAAAAGATGGCCAACCTGGAGAAAAGGTCGATTGAGAGGGAGACTCTTCTGGGTAGAGTCGAACAAGATCGGGATAAGGCAACCAAAGAGTTAAACGAAACGGCCACCGAGCTTGCTCGAATTCGTGAAGAGAACAGCGGATTCAAGAAGAAAGTCGACGAACTTGAACTTGAAGTCACCCGGGTTCGTGAAGAGAACAACGGGTTCAAGACAAAGATCGACGACCTTCagcttgaggctgcccaagtTCTTACTTCCGACTTTGGAGCAGCTTTGGAGCAGTTCGCCTGTAAATTTCCCGATCTTGACCTTTTGGAGTTTTCAGtgtacaatgaagtggtggatggcaagatcaCGCCACCGACTTAA